The DNA region GAAACCTCATTAGACTCAATGTTGTTTTTACCTGTATGTGATGGCAGAGTTGATATCTCCTGCGTTGATGTCACATTGGTAGGGTTGACATGCTGATGCTGTGATGTCAAAGCTGGTCTTGTTGTTGACGAGAAAGGGATCGAGAAATCTGAGTGGTTGACCATATTGAACTGTGAGTGGACTGCTTGTGCTGTTACTTGTGCTAAGGCTTGTTGATGGGACATCTCGAAACTCCCCTGCAGAAAAAGAAGTAATACTTAATCACTTAATCTAAAACATAAACATATCTATTTGCAACTGTAGCATTTAATAgtaagcacaataaaacatttaAAAAACAGGCATTCAAAAAGAGTTGAGCAGATCCAAATGACAGGAATAACATGGAAACATTTGTCAGGCAACAGATTATATCAATCGTGCTTACCACAGAAACTGTTAAAAGCAGCATCTCCAGATTTCACATCTGTAACAATGTGCTTAATGCAGTTGTAAACCACTATAATTTTCTCATGCTATGTTGTTACAGCAACTAACACAACTAACAAATGTAACTATCTGCTCTAATTATGACAGAGCATTTCTTCAAGATCATTGAAATCCCCAATTGCAACATTATAACCTTGACAACCGATATACTCTAAAATTTAGTTTTCTACTCTTCTCCCCAAGCTCAAGTATTCTATTGATTGACTTGTTATCTGAAAGAATGCTAGAACCTGATGTGCACAAGCAACTCACAGCATGAACTATGCATACATGGAGGAGCAGGCAAACATTACTGATCAATTTAACCAATTACCATTCTAGCCTTATCACTGCAAAATAAAGAAGAAAAACTATGGGTTCCCATTCCCGAAAGTGCACCTGGACGAGATACCATAATTTTAATGTCAATCAAAGCAACTGGCGCTGCAAGCAAGGGAAAGAACAGGAGTTTTCTGCAGACATTAACAACATCAGCAACAGAATTATCTCAGCATAATCCCCAAAAAGCAAATTGCTAACGTCCAGAGCGATCCTGGGCAACTAGCCTCACATCGGGTACAGCAGCCTACAGCATTCCGCCGTACTCGGCAGGACCACGAGGTGGCACGAGTCAGTCAGTGATCGTGCTTGACCTTTCCACGCTGCACGCAGACCTTCCAGTGCGGGTCCAAGGCAGGCACCGTCACACTGTATTACCCTCAGGAATCCGCAAAACTGTTCGGAGGCAGCAATAGGAGTAGTAGCATATTGCCCGCGAATTTAATTAACTAGCAAGCGCTCCTCATGGGGCAGCAGCCAAAAACCCAGGCACAACTGGATAAGCGAGCGAGCGAACAAGGTAGGCAAAGCAACGGTGAGGTGTTCCGGTTACTAGCCGGGGTTGTTTAGGGAGTACCGTGGGAGAGAAGAGGCCGGGCGAGCCGAGGAGCGCGGTGGGGCTGAGCCCCGGTGGCACGGAGAACGGGGACGGCGGCGTGGGGACGGCCGGCGCAGCGGAGCAGGCGGCGGGCGAGCCTATGGCGCCGACGAGGAGCTGCGTGAAGGAGCCGTGGAAGGCCGGGGAGGGCGTGTCGGGGAAgagcgcgccggcgccggcgccggccgagGAGGAGCCGGCGAAGAGGGACTCGACGGCGGAGCGCGGGGGCAGGGAGAGcgtggggcgcggcggcgggcggcgcgccccgtcgcctgctgctgcggtggcgggggcggaggcctcGTGGGCCGCCATGGGGGGGAAGGGAAGAAAGGGAAGGTAGTAGCAGAGGAGCTGTGCTCTCGGGCAGTCGGCCTCTGCTTCTGctgcgccgggggggggggggggggggcggaggccgCGTTGACTCGCGGGGCCCGCCTCCACGCCCGGAATGGAAACGGGGTCCGAGTATTTACCGCGCGGCTCGGGGTAATAAAGAAGCCGTAAAGGTAAAAGCCGCGGCGGCTAGGCCGGCAGGCGGCAGCTGGTGGGTGGCCGGCTGCCTGCAGGCCTGCCGCCGGTAGGtttgtctctctctctctctctctctctctctctctctctctctctctcgcgtcCGCCTGCTCCGGGCTCCCAGCGTGAACCCGTCGTAAACAGGGGGCCGTGTCTACTTGCCCAATTGCTTGGCTATTGACGGCATGCCCAGCTCTGGCATGTCTCGACACGTTTAAGCCATCTGTTGCACTACCATAAGCTTTGAGAGATTTCATATGTATAAGCGGATAAGGCTTGCTCATGGCTTGATTTTTGCATCTCCCTGGAGGAGACAGATTCCTCTTCTTCCTGTACCTGTGCAGTAGCCGTGACATCTTTGAACATTGCTAACCTAAAAGAGCATCTTTGGGCAGGAGGGGTGAGTGCAAGTTGGCTATCAAGCAGCTGCAGTAGCAAAACTGTGGGAGAGTTGTTCCATGATGAACCGGCTCATCAATACTCCCCATCGGTGTGATTCCTTAAGAAAGCAGCCTAACATGGAGTATTAGCTAGTACATCTGCATTGAGCAATGTTTATTGGGTAGGTCAATTGGTCATACATGGCTAGTTAGTTGGGGGCAACAACGACAAAATCAACATTTTTGCAGCCTTTTCCCGGGTCTATACACCCCTCAAAGAAATAATTTAATATTAGTGCTTAATCACAAGATAAAAAAATGATTAGATTAAGCGCGCATTATTTCCGCATGGTGCAAACCGGTTTTAAATGAGTTGTGCCGGCGTGGCTACTTCAAATTAAACTTTCAAACTTTTTGCATTGGACATATACAGAAAAAAAGCATATCTGAGTTTTTATGTCTTAGGGATGTTACTAATTAACTGGATCGGAGTAGAAAAATTTCAAAGTAGCAATGCTTTTGAGTCACTATACCCTCGCTTACTCAACAGAGTGTTGATGATCAAATTTGAATCCTCGTTGCAATCCTAAAATTTAAGAGTTTAAATGGAGGCAAATTAAAGTTGTCAAATTGATACATTACCTCGTCCTTTTCTCCATACGGAGATCGACATGGGGGCAGACACTTTGTCTAATTAATAAACAAACGGTTCCTTTTCTCCATAATGAGTGCTTTCGCAAGCTTGGACGACACACCGTGCGACATTGAGCTGGGCTGCCCGTTCCTCTCACGTACCTGTTGCTCGTCTCATCCTCGCAGCGTACAGTAGGTATACGCGCGGTCCCCAAGAGAGTTGGCCATCCATTTCTACGTACTTGACAGCCCTAGTTACCATCCTTCGTGCACACGTCTCGCATGTGCAACGCAAGCAGCAGACGCTTAGTCATGCACGCGTGTGTCTCATTTACTGTTTAATTTGTACCCTACAACGCCACATCCAACGACTTTTTGCTGTGTACAATGAGCTGATGAGCTATATAAATGACCCTTCGATATTGGAGCTACCTGCATGGTTTTGGTGGCTAACTTTGGTCTTGGATTATTCACTGAGCTTATCGTGGAATCCGGCTTTTACAATCCCGCTTGTGATACAAACACAAGAAGCTGTGGTCCAGATTTTACAGTCCACCAACTTCGGATTTGGAATCCACATCTTTTTGTTCAAGGAACCGGATGCTAATTAGTTAATATATTTAAGGATGGATGGAGCATTTAATACAGCTAATCTAACGTCGCACCACATATTGGTTGATACTTAACTAAAGGCAACCGGAACTGTTCATGATTGAGCCGTCGTGAATCAGCGTGAAGCGGATAAGCAACAATGATCACGCCACTAAACTAGATTATCGGCCAGCTGCTGAGCTCTGGCTAAAACTACCGACTGCAGTATTGCGAGCTGGCTTGTTCTTGAAAAATGAAAAGAAAGGTTCGCTGCGGGAGCCCTTCTGGCTCTTGTGCAGTGGCAACGCCAAAGCGGGACACCCGAAAGCCTGGCCAAAAAGCTCGGGGTCAAAGCGGCCAGATCTGCCAGGCCTTTCATCGCTTCTCACCTCACGGCGGGCTCCGGCTCCGGGGCCGGGCCGGTGATCCGGCCAGCTTTCGCAGTACGCTTCGGATAACCTTTTCAGCCGTTGGCCGGAGGCTCAGAGCGTCAGACCTGCTCACCTGCAGCTGCAGGGAGGCAGGAGCGGTGGGGGCGGTTGGGAGCGGCACTGCGCTAGACGACGAGGGGTGGGCGCTGGCGCTGCCCTTGGACAACCAATGGCGGGGCAGACGCTTGTCGCTCGCTGACGGGGGCCGGTGGTTCGCATCGTGGTGCGCCGCCGTGAgccagcgagagagagaggccaCAGCCCGGAGCACAGGGACAGCTGCATGGTAGCGAGCATCCGTTTCAAGATCCAGTTACGCCACGGTGCTATTTACAGTCAAGATCTCGAGGAGCATATCCTGTTGAACCAGTAGGGTCAGACTCATATTGCATAGCAGGGCATGTGACAGCGAGCATGCGATCCAGTCCGGAGTACAGGGACAATTGCGTACGAGGAGGAGACAATCTTTCAGCTATTTACACGCAAaaaggttttttttttcttgcaaATTGTTGATATGAATCTCACATAGTGTTGAATCTAGTCGCAAAGCGCGTACAATATTTATCATTTTGAGAACCATCTTAAAAGTTACGCTTTTGATCATTGCTTTCTGATTACATATATATCATTTGTATCTGCAAAACCAACATAGCACGAAAGAATCTTGAAAGAGTAATATATTTATTGCATTATTTGTATACCATAGAGTACTTATAGATTTGACTAGCAGTCATTTAGGGTATACAAATTGAATTTTAAGAAAATGAATGGCCCTTTTGTCTTTTTTTTCAGATGAGAGGATTTTAAGAACTTTAAATTGAATTTATATAAGTCAATTCAATGAtagtggagagagagagagagagagagagagactatCCAACTAGTTGTGCCCACATCTGTTTGTGATGTATATGGCTAGCTGGCTAACTATACCGATGGACACAAAAGGACATCCATCAGACAGGGCCCCTCTCGGTAGTGAAAAGTTAGATGAAAATGGCTGCCCGTGTGACAATAGAGTGGGTTAATTTACTTATCATGTTTTTCTTGTACACTTGCCAAACTCGTATGGCAAACCAATACAATAGCAGGTCACAATAGGGGCCATTTGGAAGTGCTTTTCTCATACGGACTCACGGGTTAAGCCATTTTCTTGATTTTCTAAATAGCTTTACATCACAGTGCATTATGTGCATAATAGGTAAATATTAATCTCTCTTCTTTTCTCTCCACTACCCCTCCCCCCTCCCAAACACACAACACccagcaaaaaaaaaagtctGTATCAAAGGATCAGGATGTTTTCGAAATACGCCCAAGAATAACATTATGTTGGGAAAATGGCCTTCTTTCCACACGTGTTTCTTTTGCTGGATTTTATCCAGGACTATATATACCAGTGGCGAAGCTAGAGCAAATTGAAGGGGTTCACCAACTTTGTGGGTGCATGGAGTTAAACTGTAGGGGTGCATATATGGTGGAAAATTAGATCTAATCACTATTTTTGTAAAAATTCGTGGGTGCATAGGCACCCCCTAATTATTACTTACCTTCGCCCCGGATATATACTACTCCCTCTATTCTATGATATAGCTACTTCTATAGTTTTTTTCCAGACAGATTAAGAATGGAGAGTAAAAATCTATATTACCCTTGTTTAGTTACCAATTTAATCATAGCTTTCCTATTTGTCTTGCTCGCTGATCTGCATACTATAATTAATTTGCATGCAAGAGGAGTATTTTAGACCTTTTATAAAAAAATTCACTTAATAACTTAAAAATAGTTATATTATAAGataaaatttaaatactaaaAGTAGCTATATTTTGAGATGGAGGAAGGTGGATAAGAAGCAGAAGATGATATACTCCACTAGTTAGGAGCAGTACACGTCACCGTCAACAAAGTCTCATCTGTGTACGTCGTCGTTCCCGTCACCCTCAGGTACACGGTAGCGCAACGCGCCGGCGCCCCGCGGCCTTGGCGCACTCGGCTCCCCGAGTACCTGTCACGCGGCTCACGCTCAAGCGACGCCTCTTTCTCAACCTCCACGTGTTCGCCCCCCTCGCCGCATGTGCGGCCTCGCGCGTACACGAACGATAGGAAGGCCCGAATTCTCTTTGATTAAATAATAAATACTCTATCGAGTCTATAGTAAATTTTCCATGAAATGTGAAAGAAAACTTGAAAGCTCAACTCTCGAGGCAGGGTCTATTATTGAGCAACCTGTGTCTaaaaattcaaaaatatttCTTTTGAAATGGAGGGGAAACGGGAAAATTAATAAGTACAGGCGATGCCAAATTAGTATGATTTTTCTTGTGTCAAGCAACCGAAGAAAACTGGAAAATCGAAGAGGCCACGCACGGGCTGTTTGTTCTCGGTGTGGAGGTCCATTTCGGCCCATTTTCCAGCCCATTACGATTGCACGCGCTCTCTCTCCCCCTTGGGCCGAAGGCTCAAGCCGGCAGCCGgagggcgccgccgcctccgagtCCCacacgcgccggcgccgccgcaggGGCCGGTGACCGCCCGATCCTCGCGCGACGCGCCATCCCTGGGTTGCGGCACCAATCGCAAGCGGTTGCCCGCCGGCACGCCTCGCCAGGGTTCGGCCTCCAACGTTCCCGCGGACCGCGAGCTCCCGCCACCTCGCTGTGAGCTCCTGCGCGCGTCCCCGGCTCGCTGCGGGTCCGTTCCATGTCCTTTTGGATCCCAGGCACACAATACTGCGCCCTCAGGTGAATGCTCTATCACTGGAGCTGCACCATTGAGCCACATCATGCTGTTCAATTTGAGGGCAATTACTAGTTACCTGTTTTTCTTCTGTATGCAATCACGAGGATGCTAGCAATAAGAGGCTTATCCAGGACTGCTGCTGCAAGGACCGATAAGATTGCGGCGCTGAAGCTGCGCAGGAGGTTATCGGGATTTGTTGCTGGTGCAAATCCTGGATATAGTAGGCCATCAGATGTTGATAATTTTGCTGTGTTGTTCCAAAACTGCGCAGATGTGAGGTCTCTGAAGAAGCTCCATGCTCGCGTTCTCACACTTGGACTTGGCAGGGATGTTAATCTTGGCTCTGAAATTCTGATTCGTTACGCCAGTCTGGGCGTCCTGCCCAAGACAAGCCTTCCTTTCCAAGGCTTTTTAAAcgatgatcttgcccagtggaGTTCGGCCATGGTTGGCATTTTTAGAGCTGGTTATCCAGAGGAAGCTATTCTTTTGTACAGGGGGTTGAAGCTGCGTCAGATTGGGTTGGATGAGAAAACTATTACTTTTGGATTGAAGAGCTGCGCTGAGCTCCGAAATTTGTTATTGGGCAAAGGAATGCATGCAGACTCACTGAAGCTTGGCCTCAGTAGGGATAAATTTGTTGGTTCTTCTCTTGTTGGGTTATACTCTAAGCTTGCCAGTATGGCTGATTCACATAAGGTGTTTGAAGAGATTTTGGACAAGGATATTGTTTCCTACACCTCGATGATCACCGGTTATTCTGAAAATATGGATTCTACTTCTTGGAATGCATTTGAAATTGCCAGTGACATGCTGCGGAGCAACTTGGAAGTAAACCGTGTGACTCTGGTCAGCCTACTGCAAGTTGCTGGTAATTTGGGAGCAATTAGAGAAGGCAAATCGGTACATAGCTATTCCATAAGGAAAGGAATTGGTGTCTCAGATGAAGTTCTAGAGACCAGCCTTGTTCACATGTACACTCGATGTGGAGCTTGCCAATTAGCATCTGCTGTCTTGAAGAATTCGATGCAATCTGTGGCTTCCTGGAATGCATTGCTTGCTGGTCTTGTTCGAACCGGACAGAGTGGAAATGCAATCCACCATTTCTCTGCCATGCTGCATGAGCATAAGGCAATTCCAGATTCTGTGACCTATGCAAATGTAATTTCTGCTTGTGCTGAGCTACGCAATTCTGGCTGTGCTGCTAGTGTTCATGCCTACCTAATTAGAAGATCTATCCCTCAGGATGTAGTTTTGGCCACAGCCCTTATCGAGGTATACTTCAAATGCACTAGAATTATGAAATCCAGgcatctcttcgatcagttgaTGGTTAAAGATGTTGTCTCCTATAACGCTATGATCTATGGTTATCTCCAAAGTGGCATGGCCAATGAAGCCATTACATTACTTAAAGAAATGATGGCAGAATGCGTTGCACCGAATTCTTTGACTGTTCTTAGTCTGCTTGCAGCTATTGCTGATCACAAAGATTTTGTTAGAGGGAGGTGGATTCACGGATTTGCAATTAGGCATGGATTTTGTTCAGATGTTGACATTGCAAATCAAATTATACGCATGTATTCTGGCTGTGGAAAGATTGCAGCAGCAAGGATTGTATTTGCTTCGTTGGAAAAGAAAAATTTGATTTCATGGACAGCCATGATGATGGGATGCTTATTCTGCGGACATGGAGGTGAGACAGTTCGATTATTGCAATTAATGCAGCAACATGGTGAGAAGCCTGATTCTGTCACCGTTATGGCTGCAGCTCAGGCTGCTTCTGAGCTTGGACATTTGAAAGGTGTAAAACAAATTCATTGTTTTGTCTACCGTGCCTTGTTGGAGAAAGATACAAAGACCGTAAATTCTTTAATAACTGCATATGCCAAATGTGGAAGGTTGGATTTATCTGTAGGTTTGTTCTTAAGTTTGGAAAACAGAGACCTAGATTCATGGAATGCTATGATCAGTGCATATGGGATGCATGGGTTCTATATTAAGGTGCTTGAAATGTTTAAGCTAATGGAAGAAGGAAACATTAATCCTGATGGGTTAACATTTTCCTCAGTGCTTTCTGCATGCAGTCATGCTGGCCTAGTTAAGGAGGGTTTGCGTATTTTTCAGTCGATGACCTCAATGTATTCAGTTCTTCCACAGGAAGAGCATTATGGTTGCATTGTTGACTTACTGAGTCGAGCAGGGCATCTCAAAGAAGGATACAAGCTCATAAAGTTATCTACCTTAAATGACAGATCTAGTGTACTTTGTGCTTTGCTCTCTGCATGCAGAACTCATGGAAATACAATGCTTGGACAGATTATTAGCAATGAGCTCCTTGAGCTCGAACAGAATCCAGGTACTTATGCTTTGATTTCAGAAGTATTTGCTCAGAGAGGACAATGGAATAAATCAGCTAATATAAGGAATATAGCAAAAGAAAGTGGGTTGAGAAAACTTCCTGGTTCTAGTTTCATTGAATCGGTGGAAAAAGCTAACAATCtgcgttaaagaggtgcatgaacaTCACATATAAATGGTGCCTTTATTATGCACTTAAACCACCATTCAATCTCGATATGGAGCAAAATTCTGTTATGTGCTGATTGCTGAAAGCTTGAATCATTTTAGTAGAAGACTGCAAGGTTTGTAGTTCTTTCACTGAATATGCACGCATTTGCTCTATCGACTTCTTATGAGGAAAAAAGAGATGAATCATCATGTTTGGACATGCTTATTGTTTCATTCCTTCAAGAATCAAGCTGGATATTTGAAAAACACAAGTAGCAGACAATGGTATGTTAGCAGAGGCTTATCTTAATTTTTCTGCTTTACATTATTTCTCTTGTTGAGTCTTATTCGAAGATCAAAACAGCTGTGTTTGGTTCCAGAATAATGAGTATTTACTGAAAATTATTTGCCCAATAAAATCCTTAAGTGATCAAATTAAATCATCTCATTTGATCTTTTTTCTAATTTAGACTTACATTGGTTGTAgaaaattacattttgcaattTGTGATTGCTTGGCCAGTTGGCCTACTTAGTAGCTTGGGACTTgaggctttgttgttgttgtacaATTACTTACTACCGGATGTATGACCTGCCGATGCCCTATATTGCTAGATAAGTTCTAGTTCATGTTTCATGGCATATGATTCTGATAATGATTTGGGCATAGATTTCTTATATATCACAGAAAAGGGAAGGAGTGCTAGCTTGGATGTGTCAGGTTGCATAAATGCCCTACTGGATCACACAAAAACTATGTGCATTGCAATGGAGATATGAAGAACCAGATTTGCCTTTTTTGGGGCATTCTGAAGAGGTTTGTCTCACAGCTTTGCCACCCATAGTTGTTTTACATATTGACCATTCCAGTTGGGAACTTGTCAAGTTCTTTTTTTCTGCATTTAAATTGGACAAATAAAAAAAATGCTGGGGAATACCAGCTACCAGTTGCAAAATGGTAATGTCTAGTTTCATCTAAGGGCCACTCATTTTCTTTGCGTACATATATGAATCACTAAACATTTATAGATATACTTGCTACGGTATGAAGGCTCAACTAATTGCTATCATCAGGACTAAACATCTATAGATTTTCTTTCTAGGGCACAAAGGCCCAACTAAGAATTATTGTCCAGACTAAGCGTCTCTAGATTCGCTTACTAAGTTAGAATTTTATTGTTAGGGCCTTGTGTCATTAAATTCAGTGCATtatttgttactaattaaattccATCAGTTATTGAAGTAGCTAACTCAGTAATGCATTAACTGCTTAAAAGTAAGTGGATTAATCTGGCTACACCATTGGTAACTATGCATGAGCATGGCATAGGTATGGCACTCATATATAAATGCAAAAAATGAAATTATGTACAAGAGGTGTGATAGAAAGGTCAATAGAACTGCCACAAAGCTCGAAAAGCCAATTTCAAAGCAACACTACGAAGTACAATCTGAATCCTTATCCCGAACATTGACTGAGGCTCACCACCATTTTCTTAGAAGATTCAACTTTCAAATAATATGAAATTATGAATCTGAAGAACTGTTACCTGTTCCGTCTATTCTTATCGTGTGAGGAATCTTTTAAAGCACACATCTTGATCTGCCATCTTGTTTAGCGGCGCTCAGCTGGTAACCACTCAGTTCTAGTTGTTAATTGCCTGGTTAGTGGCCACTAGTCAAGTGGGGGCACTCATTAGAAGTTACCACTCAGCAGCTTGGTGCCATATATAAGCAGATGAAACTATTGATTTGCGGCATCTCCTATTGGATGCAAGCATATTTCCCCTAGGCTCCAAATCAGTTATAATTTGCAAGTGTGTAATATAGCAATGCCAGGAATGATTGTTGGCTAATGCTATATATCCCTGCACATTTTGGTCAATCTTCCAGGCTCCAGGCCAACTTTTCCTGCTGACACTAGACCTTATACTGTCTTTCAATTCTTGATTAATGTTTCATTGTGGAGTGTCATGTAGGATTACAGTTTACTTTCTTTCAATTTCAATCCCTCCCTCTTTGATTTTGTTTTCACTTTTATTCAGGTCATGGTACCCAGTACATTTGCAAGTAGCTTCTAGATAATAAGCATAGCTTGCTACTAACTGTAGGATGACATGAGATGTTGCGCCTAGCAAATTGGCTAGGGCTCGAGACAAAAACAGCTGCACTGAACCCTTGTCAGTCAAAGATAGGTGTAAAAGCCACTCCTTTGACTGTCTTTGTACGTAATTATTTTGTTGGGTTTCTTCCCTTCTGGTAGTGCTTAGCATAGCTCCCTCTGAAATCAGGTTGCAATTATCTGGTTCTATAGGCTGCGTGGCCTCTGAATGGTTGAGTACTTGAGTAAGCTCAACAGCTGGGCAACGCATCCGCTGCTGCGAGTAAGAAAGGTTTCTAGTGGTGAGAAAGGACGTAAGAGCAGCTACAAGAGATTCTCTATATCTTTCCTCATTGTAAGGTGTAAGATTATGTATAATGCGTGGGATATATTGCATTGAGCCTCTAGGGTGAATATACAGGAGTACATGGTTTGGAGGGCAAGTAGCCTTTCCCAGAGATAAGAAAGGTTATCCCAGGATTACAATCAATCCTAAACTAACCATATCCGGAGTTGTCTAATATACTCTAATATCCTCCGCAATCGTAGCGGTACCAACACGAACGGACAGACCGGAGAACAATGGAGATATCCCCCCGTAGTCGGAACGCCGGTGCGAATGCTTCGACTGGAGTAGCTCATGCAGATGATAGCCCTT from Panicum hallii strain FIL2 chromosome 9, PHallii_v3.1, whole genome shotgun sequence includes:
- the LOC112874897 gene encoding putative pentatricopeptide repeat-containing protein At3g01580 isoform X1, producing the protein MSFWIPGTQYCALRMLAIRGLSRTAAARTDKIAALKLRRRLSGFVAGANPGYSRPSDVDNFAVLFQNCADVRSLKKLHARVLTLGLGRDVNLGSEILIRYASLGVLPKTSLPFQGFLNDDLAQWSSAMVGIFRAGYPEEAILLYRGLKLRQIGLDEKTITFGLKSCAELRNLLLGKGMHADSLKLGLSRDKFVGSSLVGLYSKLASMADSHKVFEEILDKDIVSYTSMITGYSENMDSTSWNAFEIASDMLRSNLEVNRVTLVSLLQVAGNLGAIREGKSVHSYSIRKGIGVSDEVLETSLVHMYTRCGACQLASAVLKNSMQSVASWNALLAGLVRTGQSGNAIHHFSAMLHEHKAIPDSVTYANVISACAELRNSGCAASVHAYLIRRSIPQDVVLATALIEVYFKCTRIMKSRHLFDQLMVKDVVSYNAMIYGYLQSGMANEAITLLKEMMAECVAPNSLTVLSLLAAIADHKDFVRGRWIHGFAIRHGFCSDVDIANQIIRMYSGCGKIAAARIVFASLEKKNLISWTAMMMGCLFCGHGGETVRLLQLMQQHGEKPDSVTVMAAAQAASELGHLKGVKQIHCFVYRALLEKDTKTVNSLITAYAKCGRLDLSVGLFLSLENRDLDSWNAMISAYGMHGFYIKVLEMFKLMEEGNINPDGLTFSSVLSACSHAGLVKEGLRIFQSMTSMYSVLPQEEHYGCIVDLLSRAGHLKEGYKLIKLSTLNDRSSVLCALLSACRTHGNTMLGQIISNELLELEQNPGTYALISEVFAQRGQWNKSANIRNIAKESGLRKLPGSSFIESVEKANNLR
- the LOC112874897 gene encoding putative pentatricopeptide repeat-containing protein At3g01580 isoform X2, translated to MVGIFRAGYPEEAILLYRGLKLRQIGLDEKTITFGLKSCAELRNLLLGKGMHADSLKLGLSRDKFVGSSLVGLYSKLASMADSHKVFEEILDKDIVSYTSMITGYSENMDSTSWNAFEIASDMLRSNLEVNRVTLVSLLQVAGNLGAIREGKSVHSYSIRKGIGVSDEVLETSLVHMYTRCGACQLASAVLKNSMQSVASWNALLAGLVRTGQSGNAIHHFSAMLHEHKAIPDSVTYANVISACAELRNSGCAASVHAYLIRRSIPQDVVLATALIEVYFKCTRIMKSRHLFDQLMVKDVVSYNAMIYGYLQSGMANEAITLLKEMMAECVAPNSLTVLSLLAAIADHKDFVRGRWIHGFAIRHGFCSDVDIANQIIRMYSGCGKIAAARIVFASLEKKNLISWTAMMMGCLFCGHGGETVRLLQLMQQHGEKPDSVTVMAAAQAASELGHLKGVKQIHCFVYRALLEKDTKTVNSLITAYAKCGRLDLSVGLFLSLENRDLDSWNAMISAYGMHGFYIKVLEMFKLMEEGNINPDGLTFSSVLSACSHAGLVKEGLRIFQSMTSMYSVLPQEEHYGCIVDLLSRAGHLKEGYKLIKLSTLNDRSSVLCALLSACRTHGNTMLGQIISNELLELEQNPGTYALISEVFAQRGQWNKSANIRNIAKESGLRKLPGSSFIESVEKANNLR